The genome window GGTTTATAGGTCATTATTCACTGAGCTACTCCTAGAAATTCAGATCACTACCATGTTTTTGTTGTGATGTAGATCTTTTAGCATAGGGCTTTTTGGCCTTTGCTGACTCGCTGCTTAAGATGCGTTCCTAGAGGTGGGATTCCTAGGTGTGTGCATCTTGAAAGCCATGGAGACTTTAAAGGGCACACAGTCTCCTGAGGGGGAGACCTGAGAGTGAAGAAGCAAAGTGTTCAGGACTAGGAGCACTTTCCACCCGTGTTCCTGGCTTTTGGGCCTCTCTAAAAATGTTCCCTTTAGGCTGGAATGAAGGAAAATAGGCAGACAGATGGGGTCTAGATTTAGCTgctgagagaaaagagaaagggaaagaaaggcccGCCATCTCTGGCACTGGTGTGCCAGCCTGGAAAAGAGCTCCGCTTATGGAATCAGCTGTAATCCTGCAGACCCATCACCTGTGATACCCTAGCTGGAAAACCAGAAGGTGGCCGTGATGGAGTCAGGGTGGTGGGATTTGGTTCTTATTAACTTGAGTGGGTCTGCCCTGTGTAGTATCTGCAAGCAAATCCCGAGGGTGGGTGGAGTGAGGGGTGTCTGAGATGGAGGGGAGGCATTGGGAATAGCCCGCACCTTGGAGGCAGCCAAACTCAGTGAGATGTCATTGGGcagaaaatcaaaatcaaatattTGATGCCATTCAGAGAACAAatgtctcctgtctcctccccATACCCCCCTTGGTGCTGCATTGTTCTGGACATCTCAGGGTCTGAGGCAGAAGCATATGGGAGAGCGTGATTGGACAGAGAGACTGGAGAGATGCTTAAAGCCCTTCACGGGAAATTCTCTCACTCAAAAGCTGCTTACGTGTTCTCCCTTCTGCTCAACAGAGGGCCAGATGTACTTGTGATCTGACAAAAGGAGTGAATCCTCAGGAGCACTGCCTGAAAAGCTGTTTGCAGGAAGAGACATACTGTTCTAGCCCACCCCATGGACAACTGGGCCAGAGAAAGGCCAGCCTGACCGGGGGGGGGGGTCTCGCTTCCCCACTCCTCACAGTTCTCCTCCACAGGGTGAGGGCCTGGCTTTGTTTCTCAGAACTCCCAGACCAGCTTCTCTTTGTCCTCCTCGTTGTATTTCTCCAGGTTCCTCCCCAGAAAATATTTCTCAGGGACTTAACTCAGAGGCTAGGACAGGCACCTTCGTACCACTCGGACAGGGTCAGGCCCATCTGCTTGTTTTTAGATCTGTTACAGCTGTAGCTTCCTTCCTCACTGCCATTCTTCCAGTCATACACTTCGCTGTCTCCTCCCTTCCAGCTCTAAGAATAAGGCCTACTCCTCAAGAGCCAGAGCTCATGGTGGTTGATCTGGAGTCTTCCCATTCGTTCCTGCTCATGCCACAACAGGGCAGGTGCCAGCAGGAGGCTTCTGGCCCCGCAGCCCTTCAGGATCCACAGAGCCACAGCCAGGAAGGAGAGCCTCACTTCTACACCTCCCAGCCTGTTCCCTTGCAGAATCGCCATAAAGACCATCTGGTCCAACGTCCTCATGTCTGGCCTGAGAGTGGCCCCAGGGTGAACCCAGTGTTCATTCCATGCCTGTGCTATGTGGCCTTCC of Bubalus bubalis isolate 160015118507 breed Murrah chromosome 5, NDDB_SH_1, whole genome shotgun sequence contains these proteins:
- the LOC123465798 gene encoding uncharacterized protein LOC123465798 isoform X2 — protein: MGTQDQVEPQTQGPNSLLDAGTYKILRASEPQPGQPRMASANMPHGREAARARCTCDLTKGVNPQEHCLKSCLQEETYCSSPPHGQLGQRKASLTGGGGLASPLLTVLLHRVRAWLCFSELPDQLLFVLLVVFLQVPPQKIFLRDLTQRLGQAPSYHSDRVRPICLFLDLLQL
- the LOC123465798 gene encoding uncharacterized protein LOC123465798 isoform X1, translating into MDCSFRGSSVHGNLQAKILEWVAIFSSGDLPDQGIEPVALMAPAPAGGTYKILRASEPQPGQPRMASANMPHGREAARARCTCDLTKGVNPQEHCLKSCLQEETYCSSPPHGQLGQRKASLTGGGGLASPLLTVLLHRVRAWLCFSELPDQLLFVLLVVFLQVPPQKIFLRDLTQRLGQAPSYHSDRVRPICLFLDLLQL